One genomic segment of Desulfonatronum thioautotrophicum includes these proteins:
- a CDS encoding AAA family ATPase: MLNYQGLLRRIQDEGILIDTLHPDGILRRFPTRDKPNSNNGFVTVFPDMLGAVVGDWRAGVETYVSGNGSKEFSPEDRAKFEKAKQEYLLKKEQERKDGTANARRKYESAKECSGHPYLEKKQVPPVPGLRVLGPELIVPGYGPDGATIQTIQKIQPEKNSEGNDKWFEKSAPAAGAHFFVDGEDRQVLMVAEGLATGLSAWLATKHPTFIAFNDTNLSPVSKMVRDLFPDTKIVILADNDLETPGNPGKTKAEAAAKEIGGLVALPEMVGKKCDWNDVHVSLGLDAVRKGIMSVVEVKKCEIEILCLSDLALEEYPENPLIDGLLDEKESLLICGQSGIGKSLLGLLLAAGMAKPHFMYSVWGKYYVPNPINTLIIQSENSRKATSKRLKAILKHNPEGYSFDRVFIPVMRDDVRYIGEFRDKVFQDNLLRMVDKTESKCVIVDPLISYHGGDENDNSEMRRSLDALTELQDRGGFASIVFHHLGKASASNDFNKIFAGRGATAIGDWAANIVTLGIEKEEGSEAIIKFSQVKARNFPKKLPFYMKRNNRLEFIPVDKPGGKKEMSEIMPVLFTLRKMDGKRCDSQKRLIDAVLIETDWNEKAAQRAIQKAVSNKLIDETATGAGKAKSYTMTMEGDILAYQNDPDNDPTRTTGTA; encoded by the coding sequence ATGCTCAATTACCAGGGACTTCTTAGGCGTATCCAGGATGAGGGCATCCTGATTGACACGCTTCACCCTGACGGCATCCTTCGCCGTTTCCCCACCAGGGACAAGCCAAACAGCAACAATGGATTTGTGACCGTATTCCCTGACATGCTGGGCGCGGTTGTCGGGGATTGGCGGGCCGGTGTGGAAACGTATGTATCCGGGAATGGTTCGAAGGAGTTTTCTCCCGAGGACCGGGCCAAGTTTGAAAAGGCGAAGCAGGAATATCTGCTGAAGAAAGAGCAGGAACGGAAAGATGGAACAGCCAATGCGCGGCGGAAATATGAATCCGCGAAAGAATGCTCCGGGCATCCGTATCTTGAAAAAAAACAGGTTCCACCAGTTCCAGGGCTCCGGGTGCTGGGGCCGGAATTGATTGTCCCAGGATATGGCCCTGACGGCGCCACAATCCAGACCATCCAGAAAATACAGCCCGAAAAAAACAGCGAAGGCAATGACAAGTGGTTTGAGAAATCTGCCCCTGCTGCCGGTGCTCATTTCTTTGTAGACGGTGAAGACAGGCAAGTGCTGATGGTGGCCGAGGGATTGGCGACGGGGTTGTCTGCATGGCTGGCAACTAAACATCCCACCTTCATCGCCTTCAACGATACGAATCTTTCCCCTGTATCAAAAATGGTCCGGGATTTATTCCCAGATACAAAAATCGTCATATTGGCGGACAACGACCTTGAGACTCCGGGCAATCCAGGAAAAACCAAGGCAGAGGCAGCTGCTAAAGAGATTGGTGGACTGGTGGCCCTGCCTGAAATGGTCGGCAAGAAATGCGACTGGAACGACGTCCATGTCTCCCTCGGTCTGGATGCAGTCCGGAAGGGAATCATGTCCGTGGTGGAAGTCAAGAAATGCGAAATCGAAATCCTATGCCTGTCAGACTTGGCACTGGAAGAGTACCCGGAGAATCCGCTTATAGACGGACTGCTGGACGAAAAAGAATCCCTGCTGATTTGTGGTCAATCCGGGATAGGTAAATCTCTGCTGGGTCTGCTGCTGGCCGCTGGAATGGCCAAGCCTCATTTCATGTATTCAGTATGGGGAAAATATTATGTCCCAAACCCCATCAATACACTTATCATCCAATCCGAGAACAGCCGGAAAGCTACTTCCAAGAGACTCAAGGCCATACTGAAGCACAACCCCGAGGGGTACAGCTTTGACAGGGTGTTTATACCAGTCATGAGGGATGACGTTCGATATATCGGCGAGTTCAGGGACAAGGTGTTCCAGGATAATCTGCTCCGTATGGTGGATAAGACTGAATCGAAATGCGTAATTGTTGACCCGCTTATCTCATATCATGGTGGAGACGAAAACGATAACAGCGAAATGCGGCGAAGCCTGGACGCATTGACGGAGCTGCAAGACCGTGGCGGGTTTGCGTCAATAGTTTTTCATCATCTTGGGAAAGCATCCGCGTCAAACGACTTCAATAAAATCTTCGCCGGACGTGGAGCTACAGCTATTGGAGATTGGGCAGCTAATATCGTGACCCTCGGGATTGAGAAGGAAGAAGGAAGTGAAGCCATTATCAAGTTCAGTCAGGTGAAGGCACGCAACTTCCCTAAAAAGCTCCCGTTCTACATGAAGCGGAACAATCGGCTTGAGTTCATCCCGGTTGATAAACCCGGTGGCAAGAAAGAAATGTCCGAAATCATGCCAGTGCTGTTCACATTGCGGAAGATGGACGGCAAGCGCTGCGACTCACAGAAACGACTCATTGACGCTGTTCTGATTGAAACAGATTGGAACGAGAAAGCAGCACAGAGGGCAATACAGAAAGCAGTCTCGAACAAGCTGATTGACGAAACGGCTACCGGCGCGGGGAAGGCGAAGTCCTACACCATGACAATGGAGGGGGATATTCTCGCCTACCAAAATGACCCGGACAATGACCCAACCCGGACAACCGGGACAGCGTAA
- a CDS encoding major capsid protein: MSITLLEAAKLVQNPLKRGVIEIFPRTSPVLERLPFFPVNGQAFVYNAESTLPGIAFRGINESYSESTGVVNPQTERLFVLGGLSAVDRALVRTQGNVNNLRATYDGMKAKACSLEFTKKFFKGSNSTDPNEFDGLEARLTGDQVINMGNTSGGDTLTLAKLDELLDAVQGGADVLFMNKTLRRKVNNLMRAANQATETVSDSFGRLLSSYGGVAIATIEDDKDGSAILPFTEANPGGGAAASSSIYAVRFGAAEWVSGLQSGDMDVLDLGLNRTKYETLIEWICGVGVFHPKAAARLRGIKNA, translated from the coding sequence ATGAGTATCACCTTGCTCGAAGCTGCAAAGCTCGTACAGAACCCGCTCAAGCGTGGCGTTATTGAAATCTTCCCGAGGACGTCTCCTGTATTGGAGCGACTGCCCTTTTTCCCGGTGAACGGACAAGCATTTGTCTACAACGCGGAAAGCACTTTGCCCGGCATCGCCTTCCGTGGGATTAATGAATCCTACTCTGAATCTACCGGAGTTGTGAACCCTCAGACCGAACGGCTGTTCGTCCTGGGCGGACTCAGCGCCGTTGACCGGGCTCTGGTTCGCACTCAAGGCAACGTCAACAACCTGCGCGCCACCTACGACGGGATGAAGGCCAAAGCCTGTTCCTTGGAGTTTACCAAGAAGTTTTTCAAGGGCTCCAACTCCACGGACCCGAACGAGTTTGACGGCCTGGAGGCTCGCTTGACCGGAGACCAGGTCATCAACATGGGGAACACCAGTGGCGGGGATACCTTGACCCTGGCCAAGCTGGACGAGCTGCTGGACGCTGTTCAGGGCGGGGCTGATGTTCTGTTCATGAACAAGACCCTTCGCCGGAAGGTGAATAACCTGATGCGAGCCGCGAACCAGGCCACGGAGACCGTCTCCGACTCCTTTGGGCGGCTCTTGTCCAGTTATGGCGGCGTAGCCATCGCGACGATTGAGGATGACAAGGACGGTTCCGCCATTCTGCCTTTCACTGAGGCCAACCCCGGCGGCGGTGCTGCTGCCAGCTCGTCCATTTACGCAGTCCGTTTTGGTGCTGCTGAATGGGTCTCCGGGCTTCAGTCTGGGGACATGGACGTCCTGGACCTGGGTCTGAATCGGACGAAATACGAAACCTTGATTGAATGGATTTGCGGAGTCGGGGTTTTCCATCCAAAAGCTGCTGCTCGTCTGCGCGGCATCAAGAACGCCTAA
- a CDS encoding phage portal protein produces MIESQAGELVRSAFQAATRMSNIERKRNAAKRLDYYHDFQNEYIREQLQKHFSKPQNMSPCFINLTRKVINRLAMVYVEDARRIVEHGTERDQEILGNIERTTWLGAKWKLTNRYSKLLGMVLLRPVWRNNHIDVDLLTPDILDVVTGDSPEDIQTVLVTHYPSSGRNDETTYSVWTADQFQRLNYRGHVMENIPNPYRVIPFVPCWSRVPTDSVWCPGGDDLITIQESFNEKLTDLLYILRMQGFGLGYVKGMRGELGTVDPGSFVNLPEGGEVGFAKATAPISDTLAALDYLLKQAAVSNGLSASSLSTETREESGIARIVSNQELEELRRDDCELFRSYERRLFEKIRAVWNHHNPGRKISDKAELVVDFHDGKQVTDPSQQSEMWDRLLALGVLSPVDILMERNPDLTRDEAKARLVEIQDEIREFSGAV; encoded by the coding sequence ATGATTGAAAGCCAAGCCGGGGAACTGGTCAGGTCTGCATTCCAGGCCGCCACGCGAATGTCCAACATCGAGCGGAAACGCAATGCCGCGAAAAGATTGGACTATTATCACGACTTTCAGAATGAATATATCCGGGAACAGCTACAGAAACATTTCTCGAAGCCGCAAAATATGTCGCCGTGCTTTATCAATTTGACCCGGAAGGTGATCAATCGCTTGGCCATGGTCTACGTCGAAGATGCGCGGCGGATCGTGGAACATGGGACGGAGCGTGATCAAGAGATTCTTGGCAACATTGAGCGGACCACATGGCTGGGGGCGAAATGGAAGCTGACCAATCGCTACAGCAAGTTACTGGGGATGGTTCTGCTGCGTCCAGTTTGGCGGAACAATCATATTGACGTGGACCTGCTCACTCCGGACATCCTGGACGTCGTTACTGGTGACTCTCCGGAAGACATTCAGACCGTGCTGGTGACGCACTACCCTTCCAGTGGCCGGAATGACGAAACGACCTACTCAGTGTGGACGGCTGACCAGTTCCAACGTCTCAACTACCGTGGCCACGTCATGGAGAACATCCCGAACCCGTATAGAGTAATTCCGTTTGTACCCTGCTGGTCGAGGGTTCCGACGGACAGCGTTTGGTGTCCGGGCGGGGATGACCTGATTACCATTCAAGAGTCGTTCAACGAAAAGCTCACAGACCTGCTCTACATTCTCAGGATGCAAGGGTTCGGTCTGGGGTACGTCAAGGGGATGCGCGGCGAATTAGGAACCGTGGACCCTGGCAGTTTCGTGAACCTTCCCGAGGGCGGTGAGGTTGGCTTTGCAAAGGCCACGGCTCCAATTAGCGACACATTGGCCGCCCTGGACTACCTCTTGAAGCAAGCTGCCGTCTCCAATGGTCTGAGCGCTTCCTCGCTTTCCACGGAGACGAGGGAAGAAAGCGGAATTGCGCGGATCGTCTCGAACCAAGAGCTGGAAGAGTTGCGCCGGGATGATTGCGAGTTGTTCCGCAGCTACGAGCGACGTCTGTTCGAGAAAATCCGGGCCGTCTGGAACCATCACAACCCTGGCCGGAAGATCAGCGACAAGGCCGAGCTGGTGGTGGACTTCCACGACGGGAAGCAGGTCACAGACCCCTCGCAACAGTCTGAGATGTGGGACCGTTTGCTGGCCCTGGGGGTTCTGTCTCCGGTGGATATTTTGATGGAAAGGAACCCGGACCTGACCAGGGATGAGGCCAAGGCGCGGCTGGTGGAAATCCAGGACGAGATACGGGAGTTCTCCGGGGCGGTTTAA
- a CDS encoding DnaT-like ssDNA-binding protein — MIGYVTNVEADNYFDERIHAQAWTDAGAGDQDKALSTAHVLLDSQVQWNGAPTTPGQENAWPRSGIAGIDPATVPNSVKLAQLELALYLLKKDPFSPSDTDGFKSIQVDKIKLEVEAATAPGIIPDVVRSIIGNLGHLKGHAASYGVTR; from the coding sequence ATGATTGGATACGTTACCAACGTCGAGGCAGATAACTACTTTGACGAACGCATACATGCACAGGCCTGGACCGACGCGGGAGCTGGAGACCAGGATAAGGCACTCTCTACGGCTCATGTTCTGCTGGACTCACAAGTACAATGGAATGGAGCGCCCACCACGCCAGGACAAGAGAACGCCTGGCCACGCTCAGGGATTGCCGGCATTGACCCTGCCACGGTTCCCAATTCCGTCAAATTGGCCCAGCTGGAGCTTGCACTCTACCTGCTCAAAAAGGACCCATTCAGCCCATCCGATACCGACGGGTTCAAGTCCATTCAGGTGGATAAAATCAAGCTGGAGGTTGAGGCGGCTACTGCACCCGGCATCATTCCCGACGTGGTCCGTTCCATCATTGGCAACCTGGGCCACCTCAAGGGCCACGCTGCATCCTACGGGGTAACACGATGA
- a CDS encoding DUF4326 domain-containing protein, whose protein sequence is MEWTESELTRKNLVVEKSLAVIANMKTDKALVKWAKESGLFVRIDRQSKWGNPYLIPMHGDRNQVCDLYLENFPDSLRESIGELAGKVLGCWCYPARCHGETLEAMVNVGWSIEWPEHEISFY, encoded by the coding sequence ATGGAATGGACGGAAAGCGAATTGACGAGAAAGAATCTGGTCGTGGAAAAATCTCTTGCAGTCATCGCCAACATGAAGACGGACAAGGCCTTGGTGAAGTGGGCCAAAGAGTCCGGTCTGTTTGTGCGGATAGACAGGCAAAGCAAGTGGGGGAACCCCTACCTGATTCCCATGCACGGGGACCGGAACCAAGTTTGCGACCTGTATCTTGAAAACTTCCCCGACAGCCTGCGCGAATCCATTGGAGAGTTGGCCGGAAAGGTTCTGGGGTGCTGGTGCTATCCGGCTCGCTGCCACGGGGAAACGCTCGAGGCAATGGTCAATGTTGGATGGTCAATTGAGTGGCCGGAACATGAAATCAGCTTTTATTGA
- a CDS encoding helix-turn-helix transcriptional regulator, producing MQRPTTDRLLRMRQILEIIPVSRATWWRGVKDGRFPAGSKLGPKTTVWKESEIMALVERPDA from the coding sequence ATGCAAAGACCCACGACTGACCGTTTGTTGAGGATGAGGCAGATTTTAGAAATCATTCCTGTATCGCGTGCTACATGGTGGCGCGGTGTCAAGGACGGACGTTTTCCGGCTGGCAGTAAGCTCGGGCCGAAGACGACCGTCTGGAAAGAATCCGAAATCATGGCTCTTGTCGAGCGCCCCGACGCTTAG